One Mus musculus strain C57BL/6J chromosome Y, GRCm38.p6 C57BL/6J DNA segment encodes these proteins:
- the Gm20918 gene encoding Y-linked testis-specific protein 1, whose protein sequence is MTSLKKKSRRKPSSQALGNIVGCRISHGRKEGNEPATHWKAIILGQLPTNPSLYLVKYDGIDSVYGQELHSDERILNLKVLPHKVDFPQVRDVHLASALLGREEQHKFEGKHGSEENWSGMVLAQVSFLKDWFYISYKKDPVLYVYQLLDDYKEGNLHIIPETPLAEARSGDDSDFLIGTWVQYTRDDGSKIFGKVVYKALANTTVYFIKFHGDLHIYVYTLVSNIT, encoded by the coding sequence atgacatcactcaagaagaagagtaggaggaagccttcttcccaggccctggggaatattgttggctgcagaatttctcacggtaggaaggaaggtaatgagcctgccacccattggaaggccatcattctaggtcaactgccaacaaacccttctctttatttggtgaagtatgacggaattgacagtgtctacggacaggagctccacagcgatgagaggattttaaatcttaaggtcttgcctcacaaagtagattttcctcaggtgagggatgtccacctcgccagtgCCCTGCTTGGCAGAGAGgaacaacacaaatttgaggggaaacatggctctgaggaaaactggagtgggatggtgctagcccaggtgtcATTCTTAAAGGActggttttacatttcctacaagaaggatccggtcctctacgtctatcagctcctggatgactacaaggaaggtaacctccacatcattccagagacccctctggctgaggcgagatcaggtgatgacagtgacttcttaataggtacctgggtgcagtacaccagagatgatggttcCAAAAtattcggaaaggttgtttacaaagctctagccaatactactgtgtactttatcaagtttcatggtgacctacatatctacgtctatactctggtgtcaaatatcacttaa